A single genomic interval of Anopheles marshallii chromosome 2, idAnoMarsDA_429_01, whole genome shotgun sequence harbors:
- the LOC128709598 gene encoding uncharacterized protein LOC128709598 yields MSDLAANACFDALSVLNNVQLVENVCSICGASHYTQNCPEYAKGDHVKDKPALNLSRSSVPNGLLIMDSHAGSCVVTSQKFAKGTRFGPLLAQKSYVPIKNIPFPLVLFAGPYYQQDEYSSDLQPLLSGTRNIYLDTRNESKCNWMIHVNLARYSNEQNLICYQENDEIYYTAIRDIELGDILRVWYSRNYAAKIGASMLEPSSYDICTNILRSVSMDYGFDLEKHQSNNFLDDIYIRPTVTVGSCGSTGGAHSIISQCSTASSTSTMAANGNPCSSTMVLSSSYDDRTLLQHGLGCTNGRGETLDIDNNNNSSSFCMDTENGTIAKGESSVGSPGSTTMTYDTVSLPPIDSLMKTTSPKYSTSASQQHIFDMDLLESGVSTSVPDLVDDYFSSSSLIPASQLEYEHMHMHMQHQQQSMLPGQHHEGEIISSLQTEATNELRLSRHVYSTEQISPAHTDTHQLHQHQQQQHQQLGSMSTVAEFQCLPNDTLSPADLINISLGASDVNISFETGFGDAAVVGGLSDGNHSLLSYERGTDDIDGAFGDGAGFDLLATTHAVNENDGPAEKMHSRFSSSSDSLITLNDTGLGAANATPTPPSMGIASNVGLEGDADKKYICEVCLRKYMTKSNLDKHVRKHNLYLCVFCMKLFQQADELKEHECSERKSKTAYLHCPKCLKVLSNSWSLQRHMKIHKDLTQDEHPTIGTNSGPVEQLEKLTGDGTNGSKVSSASFEDLSSPLPNEDLKPNIEALEGLENVSPLRLTTAHGDDKDDILDSKMGVAHREANPPLLTEAEIKKEPSHGTTGSTPASPLTNAPNVPNLTTIMPITNMSSSQDMITNVQAPNGKQLYKCIVCSKLFKNPNALEKHLRKVHTVYTVSNDYKSEKKVLSQLNQKKTSPIKPAIAKALATKLSQKSKKQEEMAAAAAAAAAAAAATAAATTVSNTSEHTEEHVLLRNAGAMVKQPQYASIAVSSSLSTEHGSAGGQFRMHSKKKHSPSCITDGGRNSLDNVYNSTVPLAGAQIVGINSTITGVRITDPLIPTNPNEGPHSELTAIPNGTATSTTTSSAAGKSHSIIIISNVELTKNNLIDTSQLFLNQSNTHGTGTGSNGGINALGNKIDLKVLNSTDKLPKLVPISSHLPQHNQLLHHSHHHQQQNVVGANLGGTTTLQLTGATIMVPSGVNSTAACLKNDVVGLATEGGIVSDGHRYINGGILTTPSTSTMITQSTAPARMLTLSNVSVVASNDSPNNSVLEDMNVDNKHQIDKINTCLNQEDLSDGRECTLTPDDECNISQTAQTFPCEECDRVFTKNYQLKRHMEIHDSVYYTCPYCDRGPLKAKASLRKHLYNVHADRAPPKEQINKFITTLVVTDESVLRELAMKNERKIRNKSAKQQAKLLQQQQLQQQQQQQQSPQVQGMATIDISSPGDNYACPSPGPAGTDSGMIMYENELSESVLSDQVEDMLTFKTIFPTEEGSIGDSSMDQIDHVVLESCDQSSTCSSNTPANAVNSVQVNAPNHEEKKRKAGTDGRELQRHQQHMSAERTATTNPTVADGKRMKIAGLTPCTSGAGRIDQANSTISIGNTMGESYGVHSHEENSHNSSPNGPVIIPSSNGTSNTLRYLRKNALSAIPTTIASTAIDLVGPSGSSSHGNGNQQSQHSHHYQHHHSATALDGSGQLNLDSLFGNISIDNYEFDDNATIQSFSLIEEKFKTSFDQIQEKLDAELPFDEEQIKWQNNIMTNDSSNEIGDKLLTGEGNIMLI; encoded by the exons TGTGCAGCATCTGCGGGGCTTCGCATTACACCCAAAACTGCCCAGAGTATGCCAAAGGAGATCAT GTTAAGGATAAGCCGGCGCTTAACCTTTCAAGGTCGTCGGTCCCGAACGGTCTACTGATAATGGACAGCCATGCGGGCAGCTGTGTCGTCACGTCGCAAAAGTTTGCCAAGGGAACCCGGTTCGGTCCGCTGCTCGCCCAGAAGTCTTACGTCCCGATCAAGAATATTCCATTTCCGCTCGTGTTGTTTGCGGGCCCGTACTACCAGCAGGACGAGTACAGCAGCGACCTGCAGCCACTGCTCAGCGGTACGCGCAACATCTACCTAGACACACGAAACGAATCAAAATGCAACTGGATGATCCACGTTAACCTGGCACGGTATTCCAACGAGCAGAATCTTATTTGTTATCAG GAAAACGACGAAATCTACTACACCGCAATAAGGGACATCGAATTGGGGGACATATTACGGGTGTGGTACTCCCGCAACTACGCCGCCAAGATCGGTGCCTCAATGTTAGAACCCAGCTCGTACGATATCTGCACAAACATACTCCGATCGGTCAGTATGGATTACGGTTTCGATTTGGAAAAGCATCAGAGCAACAACTTCCTGGATGATATTTACATCCGTCCAACCGTTACCGTGGGTAGCTGTGGGAGTACCGGGGGCGCACATAGCATCATATCGCAATGCAGTACAGCTAGCAGCACCAGCACTATGGCTGCAAATGGAAATCCCTGCTCTTCCACCATGGTGCTCTCATCTTCCTACGACGATCGAACGTTGCTGCAGCACGGTTTAGGATGTACCAACGGTAGAGGCGAAACACTCGATATagataacaataacaacagcagcagtttcTGCATGGACACCGAAAATGGTACTATAGCGAAGGGGGAGAGTAGTGTAGGATCTCCCGGTTCCACGACGATGACATACGACACGGTATCGTTACCACCGATCGATAGTCTGATGAAAACGACATCGCCAAAATACTCTACCTCCGCATCGCAGCAGCATATCTTCGATATGGATCTGCTGGAATCGGGAGTCTCTACAAGCGTGCCTGATTTGGTGGATGATTATTTCAGCTCTTCCTCGCTCATTCCCGCTAGTCAGCTAGAATATGAGCATATGCATATGCATatgcaacatcagcagcagagTATGCTACCGGGGCAGCACCACGAGGGCGAAATCATCTCATCGTTACAGACGGAGGCAACAAACGAGCTACGATTGTCTCGGCACGTTTACTCCACGGAACAGATCTCGCCCGCACATACCGATACGCATCAGCTGcaccagcatcaacagcagcaacaccagcagctgGGATCAATGTCGACCGTGGCTGAATTTCAGTGCCTTCCGAACGATACGTTAAGTCCTGCCGATCTAATTAACATCTCTCTCGGTGCGAGCGATGTAAACATTTCGTTTGAAACGGGATTTGGTGATGCGGCAGTAGTTGGTGGCTTATCCGATGGTAACCATAGCCTATTGAGCTACGAAAGAGGTACGGATGATATAGATGGAGCATTCGGTGATGGCGCTGGATTCGATCTTCTGGCAACGACCCACGCAGTGAACGAAAATGACGGTCCGGCCGAGAAAATGCACAGTCGGTTTTCATCCTCATCTGATTCGCTGATCACACTAAATGACACCGGTCTCGGAGCTGCTAACGCAACACCGACACCGCCCTCGATGGGCATTGCAAGTAACGTTGGGCTAGAGGGGGATGCTGATAAAAAGTACATCTGTGAGGTGTGTTTGCGCAAATATATGACCAAATCGAATCTCGACAAGCACGTGCGCAAACACAATCTGTATCTGTGCGTGTTTTGCATGAAACTATTCCAGCAGGCGGACGAGTTGAAGGAGCACGAGTGTAGCGAACGGAAATCGAAAACGGCTTACCTGCACTGTCCCAAGTGTTTGAAGGTGTTGTCCAATTCTTGGTCACTGCAAAGGCACATGAAAATACACAAAGATCTCACGCAGGATGAACACCCAACCATTGGAACAAACAGTGGACCTGTTGAACAATTGGAAAAACTGACTGGAGATGGTACAAATGGTTCGAAAGTTTCAAGTGCATCGTTCGAAGACTTATCCAGTCCTCTCCCCAATGAAGATTTAAAACCAAACATCGAAGCACTAGAGGGACTCGAAAACGTATCCCCCCTACGGCTTACTACGGCACATGGCGACGACAAAGATGATATCCTCgactcaaaaatgggtgttgCACATCGTGAAGCGAATCCTCCATTACTGACGGAAGCGGAGATAAAAAAGGAACCCAGCCACGGAACCACGGGCTCGACTCCCGCTTCACCGCTAACCAACGCGCCAAACGTGCCCAATCTCACAACCATCATGCCGATCACGAACATGAGCTCCAGCCAAGATATGATCACGAACGTGCAAGCTCCCAACGGAAAGCAACTGTACAAGTGTATCGTTTGTTCGAAGCTATTCAAAAATCCCAACGCTCTCGAAAAACATCTCCGCAAGGTGCACACAGTTTATACCGTTTCGAACGACTATAAATCGGAAAAGAAGGTACTAAGTCAGTTGAATCAGAAGAAAACTTCACCTATAAAACCAGCGATTGCCAAGGCGCTGGCTACGAAGCTTTCGCAAAAGAGcaaaaagcaagaagaaaTGGCTGCGGCAGCTGCAGccgcagccgcagcagcagcagcaactgcggCAGCAACAACGGTATCTAATACCTCTGAACATACGGAAGAACATGTTTTGCTGAGAAATGCTGGTGCAATGGTAAAGCAACCACAATACGCATCAATTGcagtatcatcatcattgtccACAGAACATGGATCCGCTGGTGGGCAGTTCCGGATGCACAGTAAAAAGAAGCATTCGCCCTCATGTATCACTGACGGTGGAAGGAACTCCCTGGACAATGTGTACAACAGCACTGTTCCTCTTGCAGGAGCTCAAATCGTGGGTATCAACAGTACGATCACCGGCGTTAGGATAACGGATCCACTGATACCTACCAACCCTAATGAGGGGCCACACAGTGAACTTACGGCGATCCCAAACGGAACAGCCACGTCAACAACCACCTCGTCCGCAGCTGGCAAATCCcatagcatcatcatcatttccaACGTGGAACTTACCAAAAACAATCTGATCGATACTAGTCAACTGTTTCTCAATCAAAGCAACACACACGGTACCGGCACAGGTAGTAACGGTGGCATTAACGCTTTAGGAAATAAAATCGATCTGAAAGTATTAAACTCTACGGACAAACTACCGAAGCTGGTACCGATCTCCAGCCATCTTCCTCAGCATAATCAGCTGCTTCACCATtcgcatcatcaccagcagcagaacgTTGTGGGTGCGAACTTAGGCGGAACAACTACTTTGCAGTTAACCGGTGCCACCATTATGGTTCCTTCGGGTGTGAATTCTACAGCAGCGTGTCTTAAAAACGATGTAGTTGGCTTAGCTACCGAAGGTGGCATTGTTTCCGATGGTCATCGGTATATTAATGGTGGCATCCTTACGACACCTTCCACCTCCACGATGATTACGCAAAGCACGGCCCCTGCACGCATGCTTACACTCTCAAATGTGTCGGTGGTAGCGTCGAACGATTCACCGAACAACAGTGTCCTGGAAGATATGAACGTTGATAATAAACATCAAATCGACAAAATCAACACCTGTCTCAATCAGGAAGACTTATCC GACGGTCGTGAATGTACCTTAACTCCCGACGACGAGTGCAACATCTCGCAAACAGCGCAAACATTTCCTTGTGAAGAATGTGATCGTGTATTTACGAAG AACTACCAATTAAAGCGACATATGGAAATTCATGACAGTGTGTACTATACCTGTCCATACTGTGATCGTGGCCCGTTAAAGGCAAAGGCATCGCTACGAAAGCATCTGTACAATGTTCATGCAGATCGGGCACCACCGAAAGAACAGATCAACAAATTCATCACAACACTCGTGGTGACGGATGAGAGCGTGCTTCGAGAATTGGCCATGAAGAATGAACGTAAAATTCGCAACAAAAGTGCCAAACAGCAGGCTAAACTGctccaacaacagcaactacaacagcagcagcagcagcaacaatcgcCACAGGTACAAGGTATGGCCACGATTGACATCTCATCACCTGGCGACAACTACGCGTGCCCATCGCCTGGACCGGCCGGAACAGATAGTGGCATGATCATGTACGAAAATGAGCTGTCGGAATCGGTGCTGAGTGACCAAGTCGAAGATATGTTAACGTTCAAAACGATCTTTCCCACGGAAGAAGGCAGCATCGGAGACTCGTCTATGGATCAGATCGATCATGTGGTGCTGGAAAGTTGCGATCAAAGCAGTacatgcagcagcaacaccccGGCAAATGCGGTAAACAGTGTGCAGGTGAATGCTCCGAACCACGAGGAAAAGAAACGTAAAGCTGGCACGGATGGTCGGGAACTTCAACGGCACCAGCAACATATGTCAGCCGAAAGGACTGCAACCACAAATCCTACTGTCGCTGATGGTAAGCGAATGAAGATCGCCGGCTTAACTCCGTGCACTAGCGGAGCTGGTCGTATTGACCAAGCGAACAGCACCATTTCCATTGGTAATACGATGGGTGAATCTTATGGAGTGCATTCACACGAGGAAAACAGTCATAATAGTAGTCCGAATGGTCCGGTGATCATCCCGTCCTCCAATGGCACCAGCAATACGCTACGATATTTACGCAAAAATGCTTTATCCGCTATTCCGACCACGATCGCAAGCACTGCAATTGATTTGGTCGGTCCGAGTGGATCATCGTCACACGGCAATGGAAATCAGCAAAGCCAACATAGCCACCACTATCAGCACCATCATAGTGCAACTGCGCTGGACGGAAGCGGTCAACTCAACTTAGACAGCCTGTTCGGTAACATATCGATCGACAACTATGAGTTTGATGATAATGCCACCATTCAATCGTTCAGCCTAATCGAGGAAAAGTTTAAAACATCGTTCGACCAGATTCAGGAGAAACTAGATGCAGAGCTACCATTTGACGAGGAGCAGATCAAATGGCAAAACAATATCATGACAAATGATTCGTCTAACGAAATCGGTGACAAGCTGCTGACCGGCGAAGGAAACATAATGCTAATATAG